A genome region from Nicotiana tabacum cultivar K326 chromosome 13, ASM71507v2, whole genome shotgun sequence includes the following:
- the LOC107767305 gene encoding developmentally-regulated G-protein 3 encodes MATVMQKIKDIEDEMAKTQKNKATAHHLGLLKAKLAKLRRELLTPTSKGGGGAGEGFDVTKSGDARVGLVGFPSVGKSTLLNKLTGTFSEVASYEFTTLTCIPGVIMYRGAKIQLLDLPGIIEGAKDGKGRGRQVISTARTCNCILIVLDAIKPITHKRLIEKELEGFGIRLNKEPPNLTFRKKEKGGINLTSTVTNTHLDLDTVKAICSEYRIHNADVHLRYDATADDLIDVIEGSRVYTPCIYVVNKIDQITMEELEILDKLPHYCPISAHLEWNLDGLLEKIWEYLSLTRIYTKPKGMNPDYEDPVILSSKRRTVEDFCDRIHKDMVKQFKYALVWGSSAKHKPQRVGREHELEDEDVVQIIKKV; translated from the exons ATGGCTAAGACCCAAAAGAACAAAGCTACTGCTCATCATCTCGGTTTGTTAAAG GCAAAACTGGCAAAACTTCGAAGGGAGCTTCTTACACCTACATCAAAAGGTGGTGGTGGAGCTGGAGAAGGTTTTGATGTTACAAAAAGCGGTGATGCAAGAGTGGGTTTAGTGGGCTTTCCTTCAGTTGGAAAGTCGACACTCTTGAACAAATTGACTGGAACTTTTTCTGAG GTTGCTTCATATGAATTTACCACCTTAACGTGCATTCCTGGTGTCATCATGTATCGAGGAGCTAAAATCCAG TTGTTGGATCTCCCAGGAATTATTGAGGGTGCCAAGGATGGAAAAGGTAGAGGAAGGCAG GTTATCAGTACTGCAAGGACTTGCAATTGTATACTTATTGTTCTTGATGCAATAAAACCAATTACTCACAAACGTCTCATCGAGAAAGAGCTTGAGGGATTTGGCATCAG GTTGAACAAGGAACCACCTAATCTGACATTCAGGAAGAAAGAGAAGGGTGGGATCAATTTAACATCAACAGTGACCAACACTCATTTGGACCTCGATACCGTAAAGGCCATATGCAGTGAATACAGAATACATAATGCTGATGTTCATCTTAGGTATGATGCAACTGCTGATGACCTTATTGATGTCATTGAAGGCAGTAGAGTATACACACCTTGCATCTATGTTGTGAACAAAATTGATCAAATCACAATGGAAGAGCTAGAGATTCTGGATAAACTTCCCCATTATTGTCCGATCAG TGCTCATTtggaatggaatcttgatggctTGCTCGAGAAGATTTGGGAATATCTCAGTCTAACCCGTATATACACCAAGCCGAAGGGAATGAATCCAGACTATGAGGACCCAGTAATTCTATCATCAAAGAGAAGGACAGTGGAGGACTTCTGCGACAGAATCCACAAGGATATGGTTAAACAATTCAAATA TGCGCTGGTTTGGGGTTCAAGTGCAAAACACAAACCTCAGAGGGTGGGCAGG GAACATGAACTAGAAGATGAAGACGTCGTCCAAATCATCAAGAAGGTGTGA